One Bacteroidales bacterium DNA segment encodes these proteins:
- a CDS encoding nitroreductase family protein: MNYFDFTNRRSIRKYSNKSISIEEINEMLEIASRASTTGNMQLYSVVITKDDKRKELLSPLHFNQPMIKTSQAVLTFCVDYNRFSKWCNYSDATPGYNNFHSFMSAALDTTIIAQQFCTIAESKGMGICYIGTTTYNAAGIIDLLNLPKLTVPLITITLGYPAEIPELTDRIDVNGFIHTEVYSDYNKEDISNIYDYKEEIEENKRFIAENNKQSLAQVFTDIRYKKDDNIRLSDEFIRVLKQQGFL, from the coding sequence ATGAACTATTTTGACTTTACTAACAGAAGAAGTATTAGAAAATATAGCAATAAATCAATCTCTATTGAAGAGATTAATGAAATGCTTGAAATTGCATCAAGAGCATCAACAACTGGGAATATGCAACTTTATAGTGTAGTGATTACAAAAGATGATAAACGCAAAGAGCTACTCTCTCCCCTGCACTTTAATCAACCTATGATTAAGACCTCACAGGCCGTATTGACATTCTGTGTTGATTATAATAGGTTTTCAAAATGGTGCAACTATTCCGATGCTACGCCAGGTTATAATAATTTTCACTCATTTATGTCCGCTGCTTTAGACACAACTATTATTGCGCAACAATTTTGTACTATTGCCGAGAGCAAGGGTATGGGTATTTGTTATATTGGTACTACTACTTATAATGCAGCCGGTATTATTGATTTATTGAATTTGCCAAAACTTACAGTTCCTCTCATTACTATTACTCTTGGCTATCCTGCCGAAATTCCAGAATTAACTGACAGAATTGATGTAAATGGATTTATTCACACTGAAGTTTATTCTGATTACAACAAAGAGGATATTTCAAATATTTATGACTATAAAGAGGAGATTGAAGAGAACAAGCGTTTTATTGCCGAAAACAATAAGCAATCTCTTGCTCAAGTTTTTACCGATATCAGATATAAGAAAGATGATAATATTCGCCTATCTGATGAATTTATTAGAGTTTTGAAACAACAAGGATTTTTATAA